The window CTACTACAACGCTTTTCTGGGTTTCGTTAATCCTGTTTACCGCTTTAAAAAGGTCGGAATCACAATTGTTCTGTCTCAAGGTGACGATCAGCGCCTTAATGTCTTTTGGAAAACAGCTGCCGCCATATCCGACGCCTGCCTGCAGAAACCGGGGCCCGATCCTGCTGTCAAGACCCATACCTCTTGCGACTTCTTTGATATCCGCACCTGTTTTTTCACACAGATAGGCAAGCTGGTTCATAAAGCTGATCCGGGTAGCCAGCATGGCATTACTGGCATATTTGATAATTTCGGCACTTTTTATGTCAGTGACCATAATCGGTCTGTCTGTTCTTGCTCGTGAGCGGTATAACGACGTCATGATTTCTTCGGCCTTTTTGCTGTCCGTGCCGATCACGATCCTGTCCGGGTTTTCAAAATCTTTGACAGCAGCTCCCTCCCTTAAAAACTCAGGGTTGGAAACAACATCAAATTCAATCACTTCCTGCCGGTTTTCTTTTATTATCTTTTTTACCAGATCGGCAGTTCCTACGGGCACGGTACTTTTGTTAACAATAATCTTATAATTATTGATGTATTTGCCGATAGTTTTGGCAGCTTCTTTCACTGCGGTTAGATCCGCTTCCTCCTGCTCGTTTTCAGGAGTACCGACGCAGATAAAAATTATTTCAGATTCCTGGATTGCTTTAACGCCGTCGGTCGTAAATGCGAGCCGTCCGGCTTTAAGGTTTTTTTGAAAGATTTCCTCCAGACCGGGCTCATAAATCGGCATGACACCGTCTGACAATAGACCGATTTTGGCTTTATCGATATCAAAGCAAAGTACGTCGTTCCCAAGATTTGCAAATCCGGATCCGGTCACAAGGCCCACATATCCGGTTCCGATTATTGTTAGTTTCATTTAAATTCCCCTTTTAAATTAGTCTGACGAATTATGTTTTTACATTTTGAACTGTAGAATTGAGATAAAACAGTTTTATATTTTTCACCGCAAAGGCACAGAGAGCGCAAAGTAAAGATAATTTTCTTTTTCCATTGAGAGGACGGCAAAAGAAAAAACTCAATCGCTACGCGATGTTTTTCTGTTTAAAGGCCCGCAGGGCTTGATGCTTATTTTTTTCCGTCCTCCCAACGGAAAAAAATAAAACAAATAATCTCTGCGTTTTCTGCGCCTCTGCGGTAAGTAAAGGATAATTAAAGCTCTTAATAGCCGTAATATTCTTTATACCAGGCGATAAACTGTTGAATTCCCGTGTCAACGGAAGTCCGAGGTTTAAAACCGACAACTTCTATCAGGTCATCGATGTCGGCATAGGTTGCAATCACATCACCCGGCTGAAGGTCAAGAAATTCTTTTTTGGCTTTGCGGGCAAGTGCTTCTTCGATTGCTGCTATAAAATCCATTAATTCAACAGGATTGTTGTTTCCGATGTTGTAAATTTTATAGCGGGTGTACGACGTCCCGGGATCCGGATTGTCGCCGCTCCATGTTGGATCCGGTTCAGGAACTTTGTCCATTACTCTCACAACCCCCTCGATGATATCATCGATGTAAGTAAAGTCCCGCTGCATCCGGCCGTGATTGAATACTTTGATCGCTTTTCCTTCCAGGATGGCCTTGGTAAAAAGAAAAAGGGCCATGTCGGGACGTCCCCAGGGACCGTAGACCGTGAAAAACCTGAGGCCCGTGCAGGCAAGACCGAACAGGTGACTGTAAGTATGCGCCATGAGTTCATTTGCTTTTTTGGTAGCAGCATACAGGGATACGGGATGATCAACATTATGATGCACGGAAAATGGCATCTTTGTATTTGCTCCATAGACAGAACTGGACGAAGCAAATACAAGATGTTGAACACGGTTGTGCCGGCAGCATTCAAGGATATTGACAAAGCCTACAATGTTTGCGTCTACGTAAGCCTGAGGGTTTTTTAGTGAATACCTGACACCGGCCTGGGCGGCGAGGTTGACAACGACATCAAATTGAGTACTTTCGAAAATATCTTCCAAAGCCTCTTGGTTGGAAATGTCCATTGTGGAAAAGGTAAAATTCTTAAAAGGTGTCAGCCTTTCAAGCCGCGCCATTTTGAGGCGGACATCGTAGTACGGGTTGAGGTTGTCGATGCCGACAACATGGCAGCCGTTTTGCAATAGACGCATGCAGAGGTGATAGCCGATAAAGCCGGCCGCACCGGTCACCAGGACGCTGTTAAACTTAAATTTCATTTTTTATTGCCTTTGGACACAGATTAACGCAGATGAACACAGATGAGTATATGCAAAAGTCATTTGTCACTTGTCATTTGTCATTGTGTCTTCGGCCACTCTTTTCTGTACAAATGACGGATGACAAATGACCAATGACAACCTGTCCCTTCTTTGTACCTTTGTAGCTGAATAGTTATGTTTTCGGCAGTCGGTTTAGACAGCTCCGCCTTGTCAATTACATCGCAAGATGAATATTAACTATCAGTATTTACAGATAAATTGTATAATAAACCTTCACAGGTTCTGCGTTCACCATTCAGGGTCCTGGGTTACCTCTAAACCCTGAACCCTTGAATCCCTAAACGGGTAACCACCCAATCGAGGCGGCTCTATTGAGGTCTAACGTGCGCCTTTGCCGAAAAGCACAATTTTAATAGTACGCAGGACGGTCATCAAGTCCATTAATGTGGACATGTTCTTTATATAAAAAAGATCGTAGTTAAGCTTTTCAATCGCATCCTCCACAGATGCGCCGTAGCCGTAACTGACTTGGGCCCAGCCCGTTATACCGGGTTTTACCGAAAAACGCTTTCCATAATAGGGAATGGTATCCTCTAATTTTTTCACGAAAAATTCCCGTTCCGGACGCGGTCCCACAAAACTCATGTTCCCTTTTAGAACATTCCAAAGTTGAGGAATCTCATCAGCACGCCATTTGCGAATAAATCTACCAACGCGTGCGATGCGGTCATCGTCATCTGCGGCCCATACAGGTCCGCTCTGTTTTTCAGCGTCTGCAAGCATTGAACGGAATTTATGAATCATATATATTTTTCTGTTTTGCCCCACTCTTTCCTGCGAGAACAGCACGGGACCCTTGGAATCGACCTTAATTAAAACGGCGATGAGGATAATTGCCGGGGAAAGCAGGATCAAGCCGACTAAGGATAAAACCAGATCAATGAAGCGTTTCAGAAAACGTCTAATTCAAGATTTGCGAAAACCTTCTGAAAATATAAGCCATGCCGGATTAATTTGCTGAACAATGAGTTTGCCGGTGAGCATTTCATAGAAGCTTTTTCCGTCAATCACATCAATTCCCTTGATACGGCATTTTAATAGCTCTTTGGTCGGAAATGTCCCCCTTCTTTCTACAAGAGCAACCACAATCTTGCTGATGCCCATTCCTTCTGCCAATTCGCAGAGACCGTCATAGTCCTTTTTGCAGATCATTGCCGTGGTTTGTTTATTTCTGAAATCAGTATCATCGGGGCATTCCTGGACTGTTGCCGACACGATATAGCCACAGTCTTTTTTGTCGAAAATTTCATTCATAATATTGTGTGCCAGTGCACCCGAGCCGAGAAGAATGATTTTTTCATCAAATATCCTGTGATTCAGAATCAGCATATAGCCAAAACGCCACGAGACAATAAATAAAATAACAAAACCGACACTGACAACAAAAACGCCTTTTCCGATAATTGTTGCCGGGAAGATAAGGTAGATAGCTGCCAAAACAATTGCAGCGGCGCCAAGAGCCTGCAACAAACGTATGCCAAGTTCCGAGAAACTGTCCGTAACTTTTAAATCATACAGGTCATTGTAGTAGAGGCATGTTTGGCAGATAATAGTGACCAGTGAAATTTTAATCCACAATTGCCGGTCAAAAGGAAATGCATCACTGGCAAGGAGTATCCAGGAGGCAATGATTACAGATGTAAATATTGTCAGACCTTCGCCGATGACAAAAAAGATGTTGCGTATGGGATAATATTGTCTGAATAACCGTAGCATAATACAATCGCTTTGCAATTCTATCTAATGCGGCGTAGCAGCGTTCGCATAAAATCGGAATACGATTTTATTTATGATATTTCGTATAATATTTGCCGTTTTTGCCGTATTTGGCGTACCTTTTGTAAGCAAGATAATTTGATAAACGCATATCGACCCTATTGAAGACAACCCCTAATATTTTCTCTTTGCCCAGTAATTCGATTAAATCCGATACCATGTCACGTGGTGTACTTCCGTATTTCACAATCAGCAGGATGCCGTCGACTTGCCTTGCTAGGGCATTTGCTTCGGCTGTCAGTTTCGGCGGCGGTGAGTCGATGATGATATACCGATCGCTGTATCTTTCCCTTACCTCTTCAAGAAGCTTTGACATCCGTTGAGATGACAAAAGTTCAGCGGGATTGTGAGGAGGTTTGCCTGCCGGCAGAATGCTCAGCTTGTCAACTTTTGTTTTCTGGAGCAACATGGATAGCGGCGTGCCGTTGGCAAGATACTCGCTCAACCCGGGTATGTCATCAAACCCGAATTGCCTGTGGATGCTGGGCACACGCATGTCACTGTCTATGATCAGAACGTGTTCCTGAATACTCTGAGCAATACTGATGGCCAGGTTGGCAGCCACAAAGGACTTTCCTTCGCCGGGAACGGCGCTTGTCACCATTATCGAACGCGCGGCTTTGCCGCTTAAATTCATACCTAAACTGAGTATCTGCGGCAAGCCCGGCAATCGCTCAACTTAGGTCACAGTTTAAAACGGATAAAATAAATCCGGTAAAAAATAAATCATATCATATTAAAAAAACAATTAAAAACTGTTTTTTACCTATACAATTACGTCAGGTTGTATGTTTTTATTCTGCTGACGAGCCATTTTGTTCAGCAGGGATTTATAGCTTATTTTTAGCAACATCGCAGCCTTTTTTCGGTTCCAGTTCGTATTCTCAAGAGCTTTTTCCATAAGTTTTTTTTCGGTTCGTGTTATAAATTCCCTGCAAATGTCCTTTAAAGAGACATTGTTTAGATCCTTTATGTAATTTTTTGGTAACGTTCAAAAGTGTGGGCAACAAATAATTCTTGAAAAAAAATCACGAAAAAGATTTATTGAAAGTTTATTCGAATTTATCAGGGAAGGTGTTGAGTCCTTCTGTGTTGGCTGCCTTTAAAAGTCTTTGGTCAAAGCAGGCAAAAAGGAAGGTCTGCGGGACCCTTGCATGTATTATGAGTGCCGATGCCAAATGGATCGCATCAAAACCGCGCAGGGGATAAAGGGCGACTATTTTATTTATCATTTCATTCAAGCTGTTATTCACCTCCACGCGCACAAAGCTTTCCCAGTCCTTTTGAAATGAATCGATAGTTGTATTTATAATGTTTTCATAAAGATTGGCTTCTCTTTTTTTTCGGTGAAATGAGGCCATGGTTTCTGCATAGGTTATCGATGATGTGGCGATGGCCATGGATTCTTTCCATAAGGAAATGATATCTTTTGAGCCGACTTCTTCCAAATATTTTTTTACAAGGGCGCTTGTATCCAAATAAAGGATCATCTGCGGTTCTCAATAACCATTTCTGAAATCGGTTTGCCCGGAACCTCAACAGGATCGGATATGACTTTGTTCAATTGCGCACTTGGAAAGGTTACCAATCCATTCATGATTAACGGTTGGAAAGCCTGCCTTAATGATGTTCTTTGGTTATCTTCCTGAATAATGCGCGCAATAACTTTACCTCTTTCAGTTATTACTATGTCTTCACCTTTTTTAACAAATGAAAGATATTGACTTAATTTGTTTTTCAGATCTTTAATCCCGGCAGTGATCATATTTGGCCTCCCATAAAGGTAGCTACTTTATAAATATGATAGCCACTTGAATTGTTCGTGTCAAGATAAAATCACCATATTTTATAGCAAGAGTTTGTCAAAATAAAAAACAGGGCTTTTACCTAGTAGGTAATTGCCCTGTCTTTTGAGATATCAGAATTTGTTAAATGGTCGATTGATGATTAAATAGTGTCTGAACGAAAACCCCGGTTTTTCTCCTAACCGGCTCCGGTATAAATCTAATTCAGATAGCAAATTCCATTCATATTTCTTCTTTTGGCTAAAGTTTACATTTTTAGATACTTTTAGCCCATTTTTAAAAACACGTCTGCATTGGAGATCATTTTCGGTATTGATTTTAAAACAAATCTATGCGGCAAAAGCGTATTTGTCTTTCTCTGCTTGTCTACGTCGCTTTTGACGTTCCAATTCCTTTTCTCTAATCATAGCACCCAGTAGTTGAATATTGCGGGCTATCACAGCAAGCGCTACATAACGTTTTAAGCCGTCAATTCCATGATCAGGACATCGATCCAGCGCATGATTCTCAAGTGCATTGATCGCCGATTCAACTGCTGAATGCTTGCGTCTGGATTCGATAAATTCCTCTGAATGCTCTGTTTGCTTATCTTTTTTAGAAAGCTTGCCCTTCTTGGGAAGAACAACTTCGTCTAAAAGATCTTCAAGCTCTTCTTTGTTCTTGGGACTATAAAAACCCTTATCAAAACTACAACCATACAAAGCAGCAAATTTTCGCTTCGCTTCCACAACCATCAAAATAGCAATTTCAACATCGTTCTGATTTTCCATTACATGATGATGGAGAATAAATCCGTATTGATCCTCCAAAATACAAACTGCTAAGCCCAATTCCTGGGGCACACCTGCTTTTCCTTTGCTGATCCACTCGGTGTGCTCCTCAAAAATAGAGAAAGCCTTCTCATTGTGGGGGATCGTTTGCCCATCTAAAACGCGACGCCGGATTTGATCAATCTGCCGCTCGGCATGGGTGATATAATTTTCAATCAGCATTACGCATGCCACATTGCCAATATCCATTGCATTAGGAATCCGGATGCTCTCTGTAGCTCGGGCCACATAAGATTCAACCAGAGCCACATACTGCCGATGCGCACCGATAATCAGTTGATCTCTTTTAGCTTTTTTCGTTTCATCTTTTGAAGCCGAACGTTTGAGCTTGCGAACAGTGTTAAACTGTTTTTTTATCTTTTTAAAAATATGCCGATACTGGCGCCACTCGGTGATACCAAGCTCGCTGCACAGTCGGCCTATCAGAAAAACAACTTTACGAATGGCATCCAAAAGAAGATTGATATCTGTGGGATAGTGAACATCGGTCTCTACAACAAACGAATCACAACGGCCTTTTAACGGAGCATCATCATTTTCTCGGATCAAATTATGACCGACTTTAACAACCACCTGGTTTATTTCATCGAGCACTTCCGGAGTAAAAAGGGTGATGTTGTCTTTCAATGTCTGTAGTGCATACGTTTGATCAAATTCGAAAATCGTATGCCCTAAAAACTCACGCACATCCTTATGGTTGTTGGCAATATTGTGAAGCTTGTCATAGTCCCAGTTGCAGTTTAACCGCAAAGTCCCCAATACCAGAATTTTCCACAAATCCATGCCGGGTCTCCCATTGCCGGTATCAACGTTTTCGGGAATGATATTTTTCAAAATGTCAAAAATTTCACCCCGTAGGCTACGATCTGAATAAATGGCTTGCAGGCCCAACAACAACTGGGGAATTTCGTCTCGACAGTTGTTGTCTACTTGAATCTTTGAAATGTCCACTTGTCCAATTTTTAATTGCTTTTCGATTACTTTTCGCATAGCATTTCACCTCGAAGATTTTCCGGGTTTTACTCACTTTAATCGATTTTGATCAAATCGATTAAAACCGCTTAATTAAATTATATCAATAACATACATAGCAGATGTGAGTAATTTTTGCAAGTAATTTTTTCGCAAACTCGGAAAATCTTCTTCTCCTTAAAATGCTATAACCTGCCGATTATAAAAAGTTTCTGAGTTTTCGTTCAGACACTAATTAGTTGTATTTGTATTTAGCGGGGGCTCACAGGTTCAAAGTTCGCCGTTCAAGGTTACCTTGAGCCGTTTACAGATTCAAATTTTAGGTCAAGCCTGAACCCCGAACCTTTGAACCCGTTTACGGTTGCCGCATATCAAATCTTGTGAAGCTACCGTTTCTATTTCAAAAAATTAAACTATATATCAACCTGTTTCGGTTTGTCAATTTGACCGGGCTGTTGATCAAAACAACGATTTCGAATTTTGCATAAAGAACTTATTCTCCATCCCTTAAAAGATCTAAGAGCTTTAAGGGTTCGTCAATGATGGCCCGCGCTCCATTTCCCTTGAGTTCTTCTATAGGGCGAAAACCCCAGAGCACGCCAACCGGAAACATACCTGCAGCAACTGCAGTTTTCATGTCAATCGCCGTATCGCCGATGAAAAGGAAACGGGAAGGAGGTATTGCCAATTTTTCTGCGACTTCAAGCGCACCTTGAGGGTCGGGTTTGCGCGGAACTGAATCACGTTGTCCGATAACAACATCAAAATCCCATTTTGAAAGAAGGGCTGCCACACAGGCTTTTGTAATAGAATCAGGCTTGTTGGATAAAACGGCGAGTTTCAAACCCCTTGCTTTCAATGCATCCAGCATCTGTGGTATGCCATCGTAAGGTTTCGACTTTACAATGCAATTAACACTGTAATCTTCGACAAATTCTTTTAGACAGGCATTGATAAGCTTTTCATTCCGATGTCCCGCGGGCAGGGCTCGGGTGATAAGGGCTCTGGCGCCTTCTCCCACAAACTCTCGGTAGCTAAAGATCGTGTATGTTGGAAACCCTCTGCTTGCTAGAACCCTGTTCGCACAATTGCCGATATCGTCTAAGGTGTCAAGCAGGGTCCCATCAAGGTCAAAAAGTACGGCTTCATAGGTCATGATTGCACATAATAACGTTCATTTTAGAGCAGAAAATAACGACGCTGCGTATAAAAAGTTCTCAAATATATCGGCCTGCGTCAAGCAACTTCTGTACGAACGCACTCCATCATTTTGTCAAATCAATTGAGTATAAACAAAATGGTGAAAGGCTTTAAAATTAGAGTTTGTGGCAGTTCAATCCAGCTTCACCTTTGACGCCGCTCGTAGTGAAACGAAGATCCCGTTATCGGGGGAATCTGGCGCATGCGCGACTTTAGCTCAATTGAGGTGTCAGATAATTTGTAGGTTCAACCGCAAAATATAATTGACAAAAAATGATGCCTGTGTTTCTAAATGTTTAATCGGCCGAACCAAATGACACTCTTCCTGTTGATGCTCCGGCAATACCCGGCCGCAAGGCGAACGTTGCCTTTATCCTTTCTTAATAAAAAAGCGAGTTTATGTCATTTCGTTTTCATTAACCAAATTATTTCAGATCTTTTATATTTCATTTAACCAAAGGATGAGGAGGGATGATTTATGGCGGACAAGAAAAAGGATTATTTTTCGGCGCTTTATGAAGTGGCCAAGGTTGTCAATGCTTCCCTTACACCTTCTCGGGTAATGGAGGAAATCGTATCCTGTGTCGCCGATACGATGAAGGTTAAGGCCAGTTCCTTGAGGCTTCTGGATTCCCGCAGAAAAAAATTGCTGATGGGAGCTTCTCGCGGGTTATCAGACGGTTACATCCGCAAAGGCCCCGTGCTGGTCAAGGAAAGCGGTCTGGACCAGAAGGCCTTGAAAGGCAAAACAATCTATCTTAAAAATGCCCAGGCAGACAAAGACTTTCAATACAAGCAAAAGGCCCGGACCGAGGGGATAAAATCGGTCCTGGTGGTTCCGTTAATGGTGGAAAAGAAGGCGGTCGGCGTTCTTAGGGTTTATTCGGAAAAAGTAAGAACCTTTGATGAAGATGAGAGAAAATTTCTGGAGGCTGTGGCGAACTTGAGCGCCATTGCACTGGAGAATGCCAGGCTTCATCAGGCCCTTCGGCAAGATTACGATCTTTTGGTCGCTCACAAGTACCGTCTGGACGACAATTAGACGTTTCATAAAATCGTAACACGATTTTATTGAAAGGAGGAATCTATGGTTCGAATTGGGATCAACGGTTTCGGGCGTATCGGACGACAGGTATTAAAGGCTGTATTGGAAAGACATCCCCAGACACTGGAGGTGGTTGCGGTCAATGACCTTTTCGACGTTGAGACCAACGCCCAGCTTTTCAAGTATGACTCAAATTACGGCCGCTTCCCCGGCGAGGTCAAGGTCAGCCAGGATTGCATCGTGGTGAACGGCTGCAAAGTCAAGAGTTTTTCGTATCGCGATCCCGCCGCCATCCCTTGGGACGAGGTGGGAGTAGATATCGTCGTGGAAAGCACCGGGCTTTTCAAAACCGGCCCCAAGGCAGCGGCCCATATGGATGCCGGAGCCAAAAAGGTCATTATCTCCGCACCGGCCAAGGAAGAAGATCTCACCGTGGTGATGGGCGTCAACCATAAGGATTACCGGCCTGAAAAACACCACATCATATCGAATGCCTCCTGCACAACCAATTGCTTAGCCCCGCCGGCCCTGATCGTTCATCGGGCCTTTGGCATTGAAAAGGCGCTGATGACCACCGTACACGCCTATACGGCCGACCAGCGTCTCATGGACCTGGCCCATAAGGACATTCGACGGGCAAGGGCCGCAGCCCTGAACATCATTCCGACCACTACCGGTGCAGCCAAGGCCGTAGCGCTGGTTATCCCGGAACTGGAAGGCCGCTTTGACGGGTACTCCCTGCGTGTCCCCACGCCGATAGTCTCGGTGGTCGATTTTGTGGCCTTGCTTCAGAAAAATACGGATACCGAAGCCCTCCGGGCCGAACTTCGGAAGGCGGCCGGAACGGAACTTAAGGGCATCATGGCCTGCGAGGAAGAGCGTCTCGTTTCCATGGACTTTAAAGGGAACCCGCATTCATCCATCGTGGACATGGAGTTCACCCAGGTATTGCAAAGCAACATGGCCAAGGTTGTGACCTGGTACGACAACGAATGGGGGTATTCCTGCCGGCTGGCGGATTTGGCGGCATTTGTGGCTGAAAAGGGGCTTTAAGACAATCGTTTTCTGATCAATTGCGGAGGGAAATATGCCTAAGGGAATGAAAATTGCGATAAATACCGGCGGTGGCGATGCGCCGGGACTCAATGCCGTGATAGAGGCCGTTGTCATGTCGGCCTACACCCGGAACTGGGAAGTTTACGGCATTAAAAACGGTTATGCCGGGCTTCTGAATACAGAGGAAATCGTCCGCTTGACTCCTGAAAAAGTCAATCGCATTTCGATCTTGGGGGGGACGATTATTGGAACGACGAATAAAGGCAATCCCTTTCAAATGCCGATAACCAATCTGGCCGGCGAGGTGGAGGTTCGAGACGTTTCCGACAAGGTTGTTGAGAACTTCAAGCGTCTGGGTTTTGACTGCCTGGTGGCCATTGGCGGAGACGGCAGCCTTCAAATCGCCTATGATTTTTTTAAAAAAGGGATTCCGGTTATCGGCGTGCCCAAGACGATTGACAACGACCTGGGCGGAACCGTGATCACGTTCGGGTTTGATACGGCCGTGAGCACGGCCACAGAAGCGATCGATCGTCTCCATTCCACGGCCAAGTCGCACGACAGGGTGATGGTTGTGGAAGTCATGGGAAGACATGCCGGATGGATTGCGCTCAACAGCGGAATCTCAGGAGCGGCAGATGTTATCTTATTGCCCGAAATACCGTTTGATATGGACAAGGTCTGCGATCATATCACCGCAAAAGAACTGCACGGCGAACGCTATGCCATTGTGGTGGCCGCGGAAGGTGCTGCGCCTGCCGGCGGCAGAGCCATAGACAAGGGCAAGGGAGAACTGGGCCGCCAGGATGTTCTTTTAGGCGGGATCGGTGAATTTGTCGCCAAAGGAATATCCAAAAAAACCGGGAAGGATACGCGGTCGATGGTTCTGGGTCATCTCCAGCGCGGCGGTTCGCCGACAACCTTTGACCGCCTGATTTCTCTGCGCTTTGGGGCCGCCGCCGTGCGCATGATTGAAGAAAAGAAATTCGGAGCCATGGTGGCCCTCGACCCCCCTGAAGTCAAGGCCGTGCCCTTGGATCAGGTCATCGGCAGCATCCGGCGCGTTCCGCTGGACAGCGACTCGATTCAAACCGCCAGGGACATCGGTATCTGTTTCGGGGATTGATCGGTACTTCGGCGGCCAATAGATATTTATTCTTGTGTAACCTGAGAATAAAGGCTATAAGAATCCGTTTTTTACAGCTTACGGCTAAAAAAAATGCTTGGGGAAAAGGTAAATGGGAATACTGTCATCATCTGTTTCCGTTACGCGCTACAGAGTTCAAGGCGATCTGAAGAAACCGGTTATTGAAACCGTTGCCGCGGCGCTTAAAAGCAACTCGATTTCAGAAATAGACGATCATGTCTCTGAAATCACCGCCGGGTGGACGTCGTTTGCGAATCCCTATCAGCCGAACTTTGAGGGTTCTTCATTTGTTTTCGGAACCTATCTGGTCTTTTCACTGCGGATCGATAAAAAATCGATCCCCTCGAAAATCATTCAAAAACATTATACTATCCAGATGGCCAAGAAATTGAAGGAAACCGGCCG of the Candidatus Desulfatibia profunda genome contains:
- a CDS encoding UDP-glucose/GDP-mannose dehydrogenase family protein, encoding MKLTIIGTGYVGLVTGSGFANLGNDVLCFDIDKAKIGLLSDGVMPIYEPGLEEIFQKNLKAGRLAFTTDGVKAIQESEIIFICVGTPENEQEEADLTAVKEAAKTIGKYINNYKIIVNKSTVPVGTADLVKKIIKENRQEVIEFDVVSNPEFLREGAAVKDFENPDRIVIGTDSKKAEEIMTSLYRSRARTDRPIMVTDIKSAEIIKYASNAMLATRISFMNQLAYLCEKTGADIKEVARGMGLDSRIGPRFLQAGVGYGGSCFPKDIKALIVTLRQNNCDSDLFKAVNRINETQKSVVVEKLKSVLEIKDRTIAVWGISFKPKTDDIREAPALKIIKNLQKLGAKIHACDPVAIENAKKALDDVEFFENPYETIRDCDALIVVTEWNEFRNLDMRAVKILLKNPIIIDGRNIYDPKEMKALGFKYMGIGR
- a CDS encoding NAD-dependent epimerase, whose translation is MKFKFNSVLVTGAAGFIGYHLCMRLLQNGCHVVGIDNLNPYYDVRLKMARLERLTPFKNFTFSTMDISNQEALEDIFESTQFDVVVNLAAQAGVRYSLKNPQAYVDANIVGFVNILECCRHNRVQHLVFASSSSVYGANTKMPFSVHHNVDHPVSLYAATKKANELMAHTYSHLFGLACTGLRFFTVYGPWGRPDMALFLFTKAILEGKAIKVFNHGRMQRDFTYIDDIIEGVVRVMDKVPEPDPTWSGDNPDPGTSYTRYKIYNIGNNNPVELMDFIAAIEEALARKAKKEFLDLQPGDVIATYADIDDLIEVVGFKPRTSVDTGIQQFIAWYKEYYGY
- a CDS encoding polysaccharide biosynthesis tyrosine autokinase, with amino-acid sequence MNLSGKAARSIMVTSAVPGEGKSFVAANLAISIAQSIQEHVLIIDSDMRVPSIHRQFGFDDIPGLSEYLANGTPLSMLLQKTKVDKLSILPAGKPPHNPAELLSSQRMSKLLEEVRERYSDRYIIIDSPPPKLTAEANALARQVDGILLIVKYGSTPRDMVSDLIELLGKEKILGVVFNRVDMRLSNYLAYKRYAKYGKNGKYYTKYHK
- a CDS encoding type II toxin-antitoxin system VapC family toxin, with the translated sequence MILYLDTSALVKKYLEEVGSKDIISLWKESMAIATSSITYAETMASFHRKKREANLYENIINTTIDSFQKDWESFVRVEVNNSLNEMINKIVALYPLRGFDAIHLASALIIHARVPQTFLFACFDQRLLKAANTEGLNTFPDKFE
- a CDS encoding type II toxin-antitoxin system prevent-host-death family antitoxin; translation: MITAGIKDLKNKLSQYLSFVKKGEDIVITERGKVIARIIQEDNQRTSLRQAFQPLIMNGLVTFPSAQLNKVISDPVEVPGKPISEMVIENRR
- a CDS encoding ISNCY family transposase — its product is MRKVIEKQLKIGQVDISKIQVDNNCRDEIPQLLLGLQAIYSDRSLRGEIFDILKNIIPENVDTGNGRPGMDLWKILVLGTLRLNCNWDYDKLHNIANNHKDVREFLGHTIFEFDQTYALQTLKDNITLFTPEVLDEINQVVVKVGHNLIRENDDAPLKGRCDSFVVETDVHYPTDINLLLDAIRKVVFLIGRLCSELGITEWRQYRHIFKKIKKQFNTVRKLKRSASKDETKKAKRDQLIIGAHRQYVALVESYVARATESIRIPNAMDIGNVACVMLIENYITHAERQIDQIRRRVLDGQTIPHNEKAFSIFEEHTEWISKGKAGVPQELGLAVCILEDQYGFILHHHVMENQNDVEIAILMVVEAKRKFAALYGCSFDKGFYSPKNKEELEDLLDEVVLPKKGKLSKKDKQTEHSEEFIESRRKHSAVESAINALENHALDRCPDHGIDGLKRYVALAVIARNIQLLGAMIREKELERQKRRRQAEKDKYAFAA
- a CDS encoding HAD-IA family hydrolase — translated: MTYEAVLFDLDGTLLDTLDDIGNCANRVLASRGFPTYTIFSYREFVGEGARALITRALPAGHRNEKLINACLKEFVEDYSVNCIVKSKPYDGIPQMLDALKARGLKLAVLSNKPDSITKACVAALLSKWDFDVVIGQRDSVPRKPDPQGALEVAEKLAIPPSRFLFIGDTAIDMKTAVAAGMFPVGVLWGFRPIEELKGNGARAIIDEPLKLLDLLRDGE
- a CDS encoding GAF domain-containing protein — translated: MADKKKDYFSALYEVAKVVNASLTPSRVMEEIVSCVADTMKVKASSLRLLDSRRKKLLMGASRGLSDGYIRKGPVLVKESGLDQKALKGKTIYLKNAQADKDFQYKQKARTEGIKSVLVVPLMVEKKAVGVLRVYSEKVRTFDEDERKFLEAVANLSAIALENARLHQALRQDYDLLVAHKYRLDDN
- the gap gene encoding type I glyceraldehyde-3-phosphate dehydrogenase, whose product is MVRIGINGFGRIGRQVLKAVLERHPQTLEVVAVNDLFDVETNAQLFKYDSNYGRFPGEVKVSQDCIVVNGCKVKSFSYRDPAAIPWDEVGVDIVVESTGLFKTGPKAAAHMDAGAKKVIISAPAKEEDLTVVMGVNHKDYRPEKHHIISNASCTTNCLAPPALIVHRAFGIEKALMTTVHAYTADQRLMDLAHKDIRRARAAALNIIPTTTGAAKAVALVIPELEGRFDGYSLRVPTPIVSVVDFVALLQKNTDTEALRAELRKAAGTELKGIMACEEERLVSMDFKGNPHSSIVDMEFTQVLQSNMAKVVTWYDNEWGYSCRLADLAAFVAEKGL
- a CDS encoding ATP-dependent 6-phosphofructokinase, which gives rise to MPKGMKIAINTGGGDAPGLNAVIEAVVMSAYTRNWEVYGIKNGYAGLLNTEEIVRLTPEKVNRISILGGTIIGTTNKGNPFQMPITNLAGEVEVRDVSDKVVENFKRLGFDCLVAIGGDGSLQIAYDFFKKGIPVIGVPKTIDNDLGGTVITFGFDTAVSTATEAIDRLHSTAKSHDRVMVVEVMGRHAGWIALNSGISGAADVILLPEIPFDMDKVCDHITAKELHGERYAIVVAAEGAAPAGGRAIDKGKGELGRQDVLLGGIGEFVAKGISKKTGKDTRSMVLGHLQRGGSPTTFDRLISLRFGAAAVRMIEEKKFGAMVALDPPEVKAVPLDQVIGSIRRVPLDSDSIQTARDIGICFGD